One region of Vitis vinifera cultivar Pinot Noir 40024 chromosome 1, ASM3070453v1 genomic DNA includes:
- the LOC100254108 gene encoding uncharacterized protein At2g33490 isoform X1 gives MKTSLRKLRGFALHRQDVRERRVVQPLAQLDELVQATQDMQDMRNCYDTLLSAAAATANSAYEFSESLKELGGCLLEKTALNEDEESGKVLLKLGKVQYELQKLVDSYRSHIFQTIVTPSESLLKELRTVEEMKRQCDEKRDVYEYMITRQREKGRSRSGRGETFSSHQVQAACDEYDEEATLFVFRLKSLKQGQSRSLLTQASRHHAAQLSFFRKALKSLEVIEPHVKLVTEQQHIDYKFSGLEDDDWDDGEDDDDYDGHDGDLSFDYGQIDHEQDFVSTARNSMELDQEDLTFPQVATMDSVKLQENLDKSYVDSFAINSESRKISQSAPLFAEKKFDSAWMREMRPLSTRKLRTYVLPTPDDTKSSAPTRSDSPDSRPIPTSLSGRPHNLWHSSPLEPKYEKILGDDKVFESTAMNAQSVLKESNTNHVSSGLPPPLVDGLPFRMINSSVVSDTKKVKRYAFSGPLTRNPWSTKPGLSASDPLVSVTQPQLFSGPLLRSQMPHLSSSSSPPRVSPIASPFLSSPKINELHELPRPPSSLTLKPSRPSSLIGHSAPLVASGPNLSATNKLVVSSTASRLPLPLQAVPRSLSTPSSGQKLKIPRVSGPSEAPQNSEMAENVTSPPLTPISLSNIQPASTSSVNDTSQLGGAE, from the exons ATGAAAACTTCCCTCCGAAAGCTCCGCGGCTTCGCCCTCCACCGCCAAGACGTCCGCGAACGGAGAGTCGTGCAGCCTCTCGCGCAACTGGATGAGCTCGTTCAGGCCACGCAG GATATGCAAGACATGCGAAACTGCTATGATACCCTACTCTCTGCAGCTGCAGCGACTGCAAACAGTGCTTATG AATTCTCAGAATCATTGAAAGAACTGGGGGGTTGTCTTCTTGAGAAAACTGCATTGAATGAGGATGAAGAAAGTG GTAAAGTTTTGCTAAAGCTGGGAAAGGTGCAATATGAACTTCAGAAACTTGTAGATAGCTAT cGCTCTCATATTTTCCAGACAATTGTAACACCATCAGAGTCTCTTCTTAAGGAGCTTCGGACGGTTGAG GAGATGAAGCGACAATGTGATGAAAAAAG AGACGTATATGAATACATGATAACAAGACAAAGAGAAAAAGGGAGGTCAAGAAGCGGGAGAGGTGAAACTTTTTCTTCACACCAGGTGCAAGCGGCTTGTGATGAATATGATGAGGAGGCAACCTTATTTGTTTTCCGTTTGAAATCTTTGAAGCAAGGACAATCCCGTAGCCTTCTTACACAGGCTTCTAGGCACCATGCTGCTCAG TTGTCTTTCTTCAGAAAGGCTCTCAAGTCTCTTGAGGTAATTGAGCCGCATGTAAAATTGGTCACAGAACAGCAACATATTGATTACAAGTTCAGTGGACTAGAAGATGATGATTGGGATGATGGGGAAGATGATGACGACTATGATGGGCATGATGGGGACTTAAGTTTTGACTATGGACAAATTGATCATGAACAGGATTTTGTTTCTACAGCGAGAAACTCAATGGAG TTGGATCAGGAGGACCTTACATTTCCTCAAGTTGCAACAATGGATTCTGTGAAG TTGCAGGAAAATCTAGACAAAAGCTATGTGGATTCTTTTGCTATTAATAGTGAAAGCAGGAAAATCAGCCAATCTGCCCCACTTTTTGCTGAGAAGAAATTTGATTCTGCATGGATGAGAGAAATGCGGCCTCTGTCAACACGCAAGCTTCGGACCTATGTACTACCCACACCAGATGATACAAAGAGTTCAGCTCCTACAAGATCAGATAGTCCGGATTCTCGCCCAATACCCACAAGTTTGAGTGGTCGTCCTCACAATTTGTGGCATTCTTCCCCCTTGGAACCAAAGTATGAAAAGATTTTGGGAGATGACAAAGTTTTTGAATCTACTGCCATGAATGCACAGTCAGTACTCAAAGAGAGCAATACTAATCATGTGTCTAGTGGACTACCCCCTCCTTTGGTTGATGGGCTTCCATTTCGGATGATAAATTCAAGTGTTGTTTCTGATACTAAGAAGGTCAAAAGATACGCTTTTTCTGGTCCATTGACAAGGAACCCATGGTCAACCAAGCCTGGTTTGTCTGCCAGTGATCCTTTGGTCTCAGTGACACAACCCCAATTGTTTTCTGGACCCCTTTTGCGGAGTCAAATGCCGCAtctatcatcatcatcatcacctcCAAGAGTATCTCCAATTGCTTCTCCCTTTTTGTCATCACCCAAAATAAATGAGCTTCATGAGCTTCCTAGGCCCCCTTCCAGTTTGACCTTGAAACCTTCAAGACCTTCAAGTTTGATAGGTCATTCTGCCCCCTTGGTTGCCAGTGGTCCCAACCTTTCTGCTACAAATAAATTGGTGGTGTCAAGTACAGCATCTCGGTTGCCATTACCTCTGCAAGCTGTTCCTCGCAGTCTCTCCACCCCCTCAAGTGGTCAGAAACTGAAGATACCACGTGTTTCTGGACCATCAGAAGCTCCTCAGAATTCAGAGATGGCTGAAAATGTCACTTCACCACCTCTAACACCAATTTCTTTATCAAACATCCAGCCGGCATCAACTTCTTCTGTCAATGATACTAGTCAACTTGGAG GTGCTGAATGA
- the LOC100254108 gene encoding uncharacterized protein At2g33490 isoform X2, which translates to MKTSLRKLRGFALHRQDVRERRVVQPLAQLDELVQATQDMQDMRNCYDTLLSAAAATANSAYEFSESLKELGGCLLEKTALNEDEESGKVLLKLGKVQYELQKLVDSYRSHIFQTIVTPSESLLKELRTVEEMKRQCDEKRDVYEYMITRQREKGRSRSGRGETFSSHQVQAACDEYDEEATLFVFRLKSLKQGQSRSLLTQASRHHAAQLSFFRKALKSLEVIEPHVKLVTEQQHIDYKFSGLEDDDWDDGEDDDDYDGHDGDLSFDYGQIDHEQDFVSTARNSMELDQEDLTFPQVATMDSVKENLDKSYVDSFAINSESRKISQSAPLFAEKKFDSAWMREMRPLSTRKLRTYVLPTPDDTKSSAPTRSDSPDSRPIPTSLSGRPHNLWHSSPLEPKYEKILGDDKVFESTAMNAQSVLKESNTNHVSSGLPPPLVDGLPFRMINSSVVSDTKKVKRYAFSGPLTRNPWSTKPGLSASDPLVSVTQPQLFSGPLLRSQMPHLSSSSSPPRVSPIASPFLSSPKINELHELPRPPSSLTLKPSRPSSLIGHSAPLVASGPNLSATNKLVVSSTASRLPLPLQAVPRSLSTPSSGQKLKIPRVSGPSEAPQNSEMAENVTSPPLTPISLSNIQPASTSSVNDTSQLGGAE; encoded by the exons ATGAAAACTTCCCTCCGAAAGCTCCGCGGCTTCGCCCTCCACCGCCAAGACGTCCGCGAACGGAGAGTCGTGCAGCCTCTCGCGCAACTGGATGAGCTCGTTCAGGCCACGCAG GATATGCAAGACATGCGAAACTGCTATGATACCCTACTCTCTGCAGCTGCAGCGACTGCAAACAGTGCTTATG AATTCTCAGAATCATTGAAAGAACTGGGGGGTTGTCTTCTTGAGAAAACTGCATTGAATGAGGATGAAGAAAGTG GTAAAGTTTTGCTAAAGCTGGGAAAGGTGCAATATGAACTTCAGAAACTTGTAGATAGCTAT cGCTCTCATATTTTCCAGACAATTGTAACACCATCAGAGTCTCTTCTTAAGGAGCTTCGGACGGTTGAG GAGATGAAGCGACAATGTGATGAAAAAAG AGACGTATATGAATACATGATAACAAGACAAAGAGAAAAAGGGAGGTCAAGAAGCGGGAGAGGTGAAACTTTTTCTTCACACCAGGTGCAAGCGGCTTGTGATGAATATGATGAGGAGGCAACCTTATTTGTTTTCCGTTTGAAATCTTTGAAGCAAGGACAATCCCGTAGCCTTCTTACACAGGCTTCTAGGCACCATGCTGCTCAG TTGTCTTTCTTCAGAAAGGCTCTCAAGTCTCTTGAGGTAATTGAGCCGCATGTAAAATTGGTCACAGAACAGCAACATATTGATTACAAGTTCAGTGGACTAGAAGATGATGATTGGGATGATGGGGAAGATGATGACGACTATGATGGGCATGATGGGGACTTAAGTTTTGACTATGGACAAATTGATCATGAACAGGATTTTGTTTCTACAGCGAGAAACTCAATGGAG TTGGATCAGGAGGACCTTACATTTCCTCAAGTTGCAACAATGGATTCTGTGAAG GAAAATCTAGACAAAAGCTATGTGGATTCTTTTGCTATTAATAGTGAAAGCAGGAAAATCAGCCAATCTGCCCCACTTTTTGCTGAGAAGAAATTTGATTCTGCATGGATGAGAGAAATGCGGCCTCTGTCAACACGCAAGCTTCGGACCTATGTACTACCCACACCAGATGATACAAAGAGTTCAGCTCCTACAAGATCAGATAGTCCGGATTCTCGCCCAATACCCACAAGTTTGAGTGGTCGTCCTCACAATTTGTGGCATTCTTCCCCCTTGGAACCAAAGTATGAAAAGATTTTGGGAGATGACAAAGTTTTTGAATCTACTGCCATGAATGCACAGTCAGTACTCAAAGAGAGCAATACTAATCATGTGTCTAGTGGACTACCCCCTCCTTTGGTTGATGGGCTTCCATTTCGGATGATAAATTCAAGTGTTGTTTCTGATACTAAGAAGGTCAAAAGATACGCTTTTTCTGGTCCATTGACAAGGAACCCATGGTCAACCAAGCCTGGTTTGTCTGCCAGTGATCCTTTGGTCTCAGTGACACAACCCCAATTGTTTTCTGGACCCCTTTTGCGGAGTCAAATGCCGCAtctatcatcatcatcatcacctcCAAGAGTATCTCCAATTGCTTCTCCCTTTTTGTCATCACCCAAAATAAATGAGCTTCATGAGCTTCCTAGGCCCCCTTCCAGTTTGACCTTGAAACCTTCAAGACCTTCAAGTTTGATAGGTCATTCTGCCCCCTTGGTTGCCAGTGGTCCCAACCTTTCTGCTACAAATAAATTGGTGGTGTCAAGTACAGCATCTCGGTTGCCATTACCTCTGCAAGCTGTTCCTCGCAGTCTCTCCACCCCCTCAAGTGGTCAGAAACTGAAGATACCACGTGTTTCTGGACCATCAGAAGCTCCTCAGAATTCAGAGATGGCTGAAAATGTCACTTCACCACCTCTAACACCAATTTCTTTATCAAACATCCAGCCGGCATCAACTTCTTCTGTCAATGATACTAGTCAACTTGGAG GTGCTGAATGA
- the LOC100254108 gene encoding uncharacterized protein At2g33490 isoform X3, protein MHFRGCRTDMQDMRNCYDTLLSAAAATANSAYEFSESLKELGGCLLEKTALNEDEESGKVLLKLGKVQYELQKLVDSYRSHIFQTIVTPSESLLKELRTVEEMKRQCDEKRDVYEYMITRQREKGRSRSGRGETFSSHQVQAACDEYDEEATLFVFRLKSLKQGQSRSLLTQASRHHAAQLSFFRKALKSLEVIEPHVKLVTEQQHIDYKFSGLEDDDWDDGEDDDDYDGHDGDLSFDYGQIDHEQDFVSTARNSMELDQEDLTFPQVATMDSVKLQENLDKSYVDSFAINSESRKISQSAPLFAEKKFDSAWMREMRPLSTRKLRTYVLPTPDDTKSSAPTRSDSPDSRPIPTSLSGRPHNLWHSSPLEPKYEKILGDDKVFESTAMNAQSVLKESNTNHVSSGLPPPLVDGLPFRMINSSVVSDTKKVKRYAFSGPLTRNPWSTKPGLSASDPLVSVTQPQLFSGPLLRSQMPHLSSSSSPPRVSPIASPFLSSPKINELHELPRPPSSLTLKPSRPSSLIGHSAPLVASGPNLSATNKLVVSSTASRLPLPLQAVPRSLSTPSSGQKLKIPRVSGPSEAPQNSEMAENVTSPPLTPISLSNIQPASTSSVNDTSQLGGAE, encoded by the exons ATGCACTTCAGAGGGTGTAGAACC GATATGCAAGACATGCGAAACTGCTATGATACCCTACTCTCTGCAGCTGCAGCGACTGCAAACAGTGCTTATG AATTCTCAGAATCATTGAAAGAACTGGGGGGTTGTCTTCTTGAGAAAACTGCATTGAATGAGGATGAAGAAAGTG GTAAAGTTTTGCTAAAGCTGGGAAAGGTGCAATATGAACTTCAGAAACTTGTAGATAGCTAT cGCTCTCATATTTTCCAGACAATTGTAACACCATCAGAGTCTCTTCTTAAGGAGCTTCGGACGGTTGAG GAGATGAAGCGACAATGTGATGAAAAAAG AGACGTATATGAATACATGATAACAAGACAAAGAGAAAAAGGGAGGTCAAGAAGCGGGAGAGGTGAAACTTTTTCTTCACACCAGGTGCAAGCGGCTTGTGATGAATATGATGAGGAGGCAACCTTATTTGTTTTCCGTTTGAAATCTTTGAAGCAAGGACAATCCCGTAGCCTTCTTACACAGGCTTCTAGGCACCATGCTGCTCAG TTGTCTTTCTTCAGAAAGGCTCTCAAGTCTCTTGAGGTAATTGAGCCGCATGTAAAATTGGTCACAGAACAGCAACATATTGATTACAAGTTCAGTGGACTAGAAGATGATGATTGGGATGATGGGGAAGATGATGACGACTATGATGGGCATGATGGGGACTTAAGTTTTGACTATGGACAAATTGATCATGAACAGGATTTTGTTTCTACAGCGAGAAACTCAATGGAG TTGGATCAGGAGGACCTTACATTTCCTCAAGTTGCAACAATGGATTCTGTGAAG TTGCAGGAAAATCTAGACAAAAGCTATGTGGATTCTTTTGCTATTAATAGTGAAAGCAGGAAAATCAGCCAATCTGCCCCACTTTTTGCTGAGAAGAAATTTGATTCTGCATGGATGAGAGAAATGCGGCCTCTGTCAACACGCAAGCTTCGGACCTATGTACTACCCACACCAGATGATACAAAGAGTTCAGCTCCTACAAGATCAGATAGTCCGGATTCTCGCCCAATACCCACAAGTTTGAGTGGTCGTCCTCACAATTTGTGGCATTCTTCCCCCTTGGAACCAAAGTATGAAAAGATTTTGGGAGATGACAAAGTTTTTGAATCTACTGCCATGAATGCACAGTCAGTACTCAAAGAGAGCAATACTAATCATGTGTCTAGTGGACTACCCCCTCCTTTGGTTGATGGGCTTCCATTTCGGATGATAAATTCAAGTGTTGTTTCTGATACTAAGAAGGTCAAAAGATACGCTTTTTCTGGTCCATTGACAAGGAACCCATGGTCAACCAAGCCTGGTTTGTCTGCCAGTGATCCTTTGGTCTCAGTGACACAACCCCAATTGTTTTCTGGACCCCTTTTGCGGAGTCAAATGCCGCAtctatcatcatcatcatcacctcCAAGAGTATCTCCAATTGCTTCTCCCTTTTTGTCATCACCCAAAATAAATGAGCTTCATGAGCTTCCTAGGCCCCCTTCCAGTTTGACCTTGAAACCTTCAAGACCTTCAAGTTTGATAGGTCATTCTGCCCCCTTGGTTGCCAGTGGTCCCAACCTTTCTGCTACAAATAAATTGGTGGTGTCAAGTACAGCATCTCGGTTGCCATTACCTCTGCAAGCTGTTCCTCGCAGTCTCTCCACCCCCTCAAGTGGTCAGAAACTGAAGATACCACGTGTTTCTGGACCATCAGAAGCTCCTCAGAATTCAGAGATGGCTGAAAATGTCACTTCACCACCTCTAACACCAATTTCTTTATCAAACATCCAGCCGGCATCAACTTCTTCTGTCAATGATACTAGTCAACTTGGAG GTGCTGAATGA
- the LOC100254108 gene encoding uncharacterized protein At2g33490 isoform X4 has product MQDMRNCYDTLLSAAAATANSAYEFSESLKELGGCLLEKTALNEDEESGKVLLKLGKVQYELQKLVDSYRSHIFQTIVTPSESLLKELRTVEEMKRQCDEKRDVYEYMITRQREKGRSRSGRGETFSSHQVQAACDEYDEEATLFVFRLKSLKQGQSRSLLTQASRHHAAQLSFFRKALKSLEVIEPHVKLVTEQQHIDYKFSGLEDDDWDDGEDDDDYDGHDGDLSFDYGQIDHEQDFVSTARNSMELDQEDLTFPQVATMDSVKLQENLDKSYVDSFAINSESRKISQSAPLFAEKKFDSAWMREMRPLSTRKLRTYVLPTPDDTKSSAPTRSDSPDSRPIPTSLSGRPHNLWHSSPLEPKYEKILGDDKVFESTAMNAQSVLKESNTNHVSSGLPPPLVDGLPFRMINSSVVSDTKKVKRYAFSGPLTRNPWSTKPGLSASDPLVSVTQPQLFSGPLLRSQMPHLSSSSSPPRVSPIASPFLSSPKINELHELPRPPSSLTLKPSRPSSLIGHSAPLVASGPNLSATNKLVVSSTASRLPLPLQAVPRSLSTPSSGQKLKIPRVSGPSEAPQNSEMAENVTSPPLTPISLSNIQPASTSSVNDTSQLGGAE; this is encoded by the exons ATGCAAGACATGCGAAACTGCTATGATACCCTACTCTCTGCAGCTGCAGCGACTGCAAACAGTGCTTATG AATTCTCAGAATCATTGAAAGAACTGGGGGGTTGTCTTCTTGAGAAAACTGCATTGAATGAGGATGAAGAAAGTG GTAAAGTTTTGCTAAAGCTGGGAAAGGTGCAATATGAACTTCAGAAACTTGTAGATAGCTAT cGCTCTCATATTTTCCAGACAATTGTAACACCATCAGAGTCTCTTCTTAAGGAGCTTCGGACGGTTGAG GAGATGAAGCGACAATGTGATGAAAAAAG AGACGTATATGAATACATGATAACAAGACAAAGAGAAAAAGGGAGGTCAAGAAGCGGGAGAGGTGAAACTTTTTCTTCACACCAGGTGCAAGCGGCTTGTGATGAATATGATGAGGAGGCAACCTTATTTGTTTTCCGTTTGAAATCTTTGAAGCAAGGACAATCCCGTAGCCTTCTTACACAGGCTTCTAGGCACCATGCTGCTCAG TTGTCTTTCTTCAGAAAGGCTCTCAAGTCTCTTGAGGTAATTGAGCCGCATGTAAAATTGGTCACAGAACAGCAACATATTGATTACAAGTTCAGTGGACTAGAAGATGATGATTGGGATGATGGGGAAGATGATGACGACTATGATGGGCATGATGGGGACTTAAGTTTTGACTATGGACAAATTGATCATGAACAGGATTTTGTTTCTACAGCGAGAAACTCAATGGAG TTGGATCAGGAGGACCTTACATTTCCTCAAGTTGCAACAATGGATTCTGTGAAG TTGCAGGAAAATCTAGACAAAAGCTATGTGGATTCTTTTGCTATTAATAGTGAAAGCAGGAAAATCAGCCAATCTGCCCCACTTTTTGCTGAGAAGAAATTTGATTCTGCATGGATGAGAGAAATGCGGCCTCTGTCAACACGCAAGCTTCGGACCTATGTACTACCCACACCAGATGATACAAAGAGTTCAGCTCCTACAAGATCAGATAGTCCGGATTCTCGCCCAATACCCACAAGTTTGAGTGGTCGTCCTCACAATTTGTGGCATTCTTCCCCCTTGGAACCAAAGTATGAAAAGATTTTGGGAGATGACAAAGTTTTTGAATCTACTGCCATGAATGCACAGTCAGTACTCAAAGAGAGCAATACTAATCATGTGTCTAGTGGACTACCCCCTCCTTTGGTTGATGGGCTTCCATTTCGGATGATAAATTCAAGTGTTGTTTCTGATACTAAGAAGGTCAAAAGATACGCTTTTTCTGGTCCATTGACAAGGAACCCATGGTCAACCAAGCCTGGTTTGTCTGCCAGTGATCCTTTGGTCTCAGTGACACAACCCCAATTGTTTTCTGGACCCCTTTTGCGGAGTCAAATGCCGCAtctatcatcatcatcatcacctcCAAGAGTATCTCCAATTGCTTCTCCCTTTTTGTCATCACCCAAAATAAATGAGCTTCATGAGCTTCCTAGGCCCCCTTCCAGTTTGACCTTGAAACCTTCAAGACCTTCAAGTTTGATAGGTCATTCTGCCCCCTTGGTTGCCAGTGGTCCCAACCTTTCTGCTACAAATAAATTGGTGGTGTCAAGTACAGCATCTCGGTTGCCATTACCTCTGCAAGCTGTTCCTCGCAGTCTCTCCACCCCCTCAAGTGGTCAGAAACTGAAGATACCACGTGTTTCTGGACCATCAGAAGCTCCTCAGAATTCAGAGATGGCTGAAAATGTCACTTCACCACCTCTAACACCAATTTCTTTATCAAACATCCAGCCGGCATCAACTTCTTCTGTCAATGATACTAGTCAACTTGGAG GTGCTGAATGA